The DNA window ACTTCCCTTTAGTGGACTCACTTCGTCGTCATTTTGAGCTTCCGATTTCTTTTGAGAATGACGCTACGGCTGCAGCCTTAGCTGAGAAATGGTTAGGAGCAGCGCAGGATGCTGAACATTTTGTATTCATTACAGTCAGCACAGGAATTGGTGCCGGTATCTATACCCATGGTAAACTACTCACAGGAGCTACTGGTAACGCTGGTGATGTAGGTCATTTCGTCATCGATGCCTCAGGTGATCAATGTGTCTGCGGACAGCATGGATGCTGGGAATATCTTGCTTCCGGGACGGCTATTGCAAGACAGGCTTCAGCTTTACTTGGCCGGGAAGTATCCTCCAAGGAAGCCTTTGATCTCGCAGCTGCCGGAGATGTTCCGATGAAGGACCTTATAGACGGTATCTTCCGCTATATCGGAATTGGCTGTGTAACACTTATCAATACATTTGATCCAGAAATGCTTGTTATTGGAGGCGGAGTTTCTCAAGTAGGTGCTCCACTATTTGACGCTGTGAAAGACTATGTATCCCAGTATGCATTAAACCCATCAGGACGAACTACTGCTATCGTACCCGCTGCCTTGCAGCAGGATGCAGGCTTGATCGGGGCAGCTGCTCTCGTTCATATGCCATACTAATAACTAAAATCATATAACAAAGGAGTCATACAAAATGAACGAACCTATTTTTTTAGCACCTGTTTTCCAAGAACGGATTTGGGGAGGAAGAAAGCTACAGGATCTTTTCGGTTACGATATTCCCAATGAACTAACTGGTGAATGCTGGGCCGTATCCGCTCATCCAAATGGACAAAGTATTGTAAAGAATGGCCCCTACCAAGGAGAGACTTTAGGCCAACTGTGGAGTTCACATCAAGAACTATTCCATTCGGATTCACCTGTATTCCCATTGCTCACCAAAATTCTAGATGCTTCTGACAACTTATCCGTTCAGGTTCATCCGGACGATGAATATGCTGGTAAGAACGAGAACGGAGAACTGGGAAAGACAGAATGCTGGTACATCGTTGATGCAGAACCAGGTGCTGAAATTATTTACGGGCATGAGGCACAATCTAAGGAACAATTGGTACAAATGATGGACGATGCTAAATGGGATGATCTTCTAACTAAAATTAAAGTTAAACGTGGCGATTTCTTCTATGTACCTAGCGGAACCATTCATGCACTTGGCAAAGGTATTGTCGTACTAGAGACACAACAAAGTTCAGATACTACTTACCGCGTTTATGATTATGACCGTAAGGATAAGGAGGGTAACGGGAGAGAACTTCATCTTCAAAAAGCCATTGATGTCTCTACCGTCCCACAATCCTATCAACCCGTTTCCTACGAAACCTTTAAACAAGATGGACTAACACTCACCCAACTTGTATCCAATGAATTTTTCACTGTTCAAAAGTGGAACGTTGATGGAACTGCTGATTTCACAGCAAATCCTAAATATACAATCTGCAGCGTAATTGATGGAAGCGGACAACTTATCGCCGGAGACAACGTTTACCCTATTTCCAAAGGGGAGCACTTTATTCTTCCTGTGGAGTTTGGTCCATATCAAATAACAGGTTCACTTGAGCTAATCATTTCCCGGGAATAGTTTATAACAAAAAGACTCGTTTCTCCTTCTATACCAAGGAAAAACGAGTCTTTTTCTATTTCAAAATCCGGTGCCACTTTATACTTCAAAATAACGCTCACGTATAATTTTAAAATGATGAAGTGCATGCCCATAAATGATATAAGCAAGTGCTCGCACTGAAACCGGTCCACCACTAGCAGTTCCGATACGTATCCAAGCTGAATCGTCTAAATTCTGAACCAATGATAATGTAGACTTTCTAACCACTACGAAATCCTGAAGTAGCTCAGTAACTGATCGCTGATCAAACTGTCCATTACTTACGAACAGCCCTTCCTCGAAACCCGGAAGTGGCGTAGTATCCCCTCTGGCGATCCGTAGTAGCCGATAACTCATGATTCGCTCCGTATCCGCGATATGCCCCAACACTTCCTTCAGAGACCATTTTCCTTCTGCATAGCGGAAGTTGGCTTGCTCATCCGAAATCACACTTAGTTCTTGTAACAATTGTTCAGGTTGTTGCTGAAATAAAACCAACAAATCTCCTTCTGGTACCTGATCAATATATACTTGGAAATGACTGAGGAATTCTCCCTCTTGCGGTCTAATTAACACGAATACACGCTCCTCGTAGTTTAAATATCAGTCTTCCCATAGGTCGTCCATTAGCTTCTGAATCTCTCTACTTCGCTCTTGCGTCAATTTCTGATTAATAATCCACTTGCTACCGTCCCACTCTACAACATCACCGGTTTTTGCACCTGTCTCTACTATGTTACGCAAGACATCTCTAGTTAGTCCATCTACTTCAATAACGCAATACTCTTCTTCAAATCTATCGATGATCCCTACCATAAGCAGTTCACCTTTCTTTACTAATTTGATAATTCTGACCATCGGAAGTGAACTCCACTGTTCCTTGCAGATCATTGCGATACACTTCAACATTTTTCTTACGCAGACGTTCCAGAATCGTCTCTTTCGGATGACCGTATGAATTTTCTCCAACTTGGATGACTGCATATTTAGGATTGACTTGATTCAAGAAGCGTAGCGATGTTGAGGTCTTGGAACCATGGTGCCCAACAAGCAAAACATCAGCCTGAAGATCTTCACCTGAATCAATCATCTCCTTCTCACTAATGCTTTCTGCATCACCTGTTAGCAAAAACGAAGTATCTCCATAGGTTACTTTAACAACAGCACTCATATTGTTATTGTCCAAACCCGTTAAGATCGGAGATAACATCGTTACGTCAACCTGATCATCCCAGTCCAGCTTAATGCCAGCCTTAGCGCTAGATACCTTAAGCCCTTTATTCTTAATCGATCTAAGCAGTGATTCAAACGTCTTCGTGTTATTAGACACTTTAGGCATATAAACCTTACCAACCTCAACATGATCGATAACCGCATCGAGTCCGCCGATGTGATCCGCATCAGGATGAGTACCTATAACGATGTCTAATCGATCTACACCATACTGCTGCAAATATTGCACCATATGCTCTTCCTGGTCGTTGTTACCTGCATCGATCAACATCGTTTTTCCGGATGGACTGATCAACAATTGAGATGCTCCCTGTCCAACATCCAAAAATACAACCTTAAGTAAATTCTCTACCTCGGCAGAAGTAGGAGCATTCTCAACTTCTCCCTGTGAATCAAATTCCAAGGAACAGCCGGAAATGAAAACTAACATCAAACATACGCTCAATAATACGGCCATTTTACTTGTTAAATGATGCCTTAACTTCGTAGTTATCCTATTCGTGATGTCCAAACTCCTTTATATGTAATATAACTAGAACGTTTGTTCCATTCTAATTATATTGTAATTAGTACTTGGAATCAATTGCTACCCTCGCCGTAATTTAGCTTTATATTGCTTGAATTGAAAGTAAACTGTGCATCCGATGCAATAACCACAGATAGCAGCAAAAGCAGCCACACCAAGCATCCAGCTAAATCCGTAACCAAGCCATTTCACTTGAACGGCAAAGCCCAACATAGAGCCCGTCAGGAACAGAACGGCAAGCACATTATTGAACCGTTGTAATTCTCCCGCTTGACGTGGTGCTGAATCCACTTTTAAAAAGGGCTTTACTAAAATAACAAATACATTTTTGCCGAACAACAGCCCCGTTATTTGAACCAGCCATAAGAACAACAGTACATAAGGCTCTCTAAATATAGAAGCTGCGATCACCGATAGCACAATACCTATTTGATTTACTTTTACATAAGGTTCCGGAATGTCCTTCATCACGCTCACCCGCCTTTATTATTTAGATAAAATATATCGCTTAATTCCATCTAAATCAATAGGAATTAAGCGATTTTCCACAAAAAAAACCGCCTATTAAATTAGGCGGCTTTAAAACTTTAAACTCTAATAATTAATTTACTTTTACAGTGATTGATACTGTTTTCCCATCGAATTTACCTTTAATGGTAGTAGTACCCTTAGCGATTGCTTCAATTTTACCGTTTGTGACTTTGGCAACAGAAGGTTTGGAGCTTGTCCAAACTGCACTACCTGTCACAGCAGAAGTTTTACCGGTATCATACAAAGCGGTCACTACCACAGTTTTAACTCCACCTGGAGCCAATACTAGCTTCTTCTCATCTACTGTAAGTGTCTTCAGTTTAGGTACTACGCTGACTTTAACACTAACCTTGATTCCTTGATAAGAACCATTCAAGGTTGCGGTGCCTTCAGCCACTGCTTTCACAGTGGTGGAGGTTATCGATGCCACCTCGACATTTGAAGATTCCCAGTTCACTTTACTACCCAGGTTTACCGTTTTACCATTTGTATAGTATCCAGTTACCTTGATAGCCTTAGACTTTTTGAGATTAAGCTCTATATTTTGTGGTTCAACCACAATCTTAGTAATCTTAGGTTCAATGACCACAGGAATACTTATCACTTTATTCGAATAAGTCCCTTTTAATGTCGCTGACCCTTTGAGTAGTCCTTTAATTACTTTTCCTGAAGCTGAATCTTTCAGAACTGCATTGGAGCCACTTAAGGTCCACTTCATTTCGTTAGTATAATTAGCAGCTTCACTTCCGTCCTCCCATACGACTGTAATGTCTGGAAGCGCGGTTTCTTCTCCAATAACCACATTTACATTATCAACATCAGTAAGAAGTGCAAGTACCTTCTCTTTAACGGTAAGCTTAATCGTTATTTCTGTATCACGAATCGGAAGTTCTGACGCGGATGATACAGCGGATTCTGGAAGTTTAGCCGTTAAGATAACTTCGCCTGCACCTTTAGCAATGATTTTACCGTCTTCCACAATTGCAATCTCATCGTTAGCAGAGGACCACTCAACCTCTTTACTGAAATCGAGTTCTTCATCGTCTAGCTTAGTCGCAGTCACTTTAGGAACGCTTAGTGACTCACCTTTCAAAAGCTCCAGCTCTGTCTTCTCCGTAGCTAGCTTTGTAATGGTAGGATAGACCGTGATGTTAATACTTTTGCTTACACCCTTATAACTAGTTTTCAAAGAGGAAGTTCCAGCAGCTTTGGCTATAACTTCCCCCTTACTCACCGTGAAGAGCAATGGATTTGCGGAAGTCCATTCTGCGGACGTTGTAACATCTTCTGTATGATTAGCACTATCTCTTACTCCAGCTGTCACTTGAAGCTTCTCACCAATAAACATAACCTGTTTCGTTGATGGCGTCATGATAATTGCCTCGTGTGCAGCCCGTACATAAACGTCAACAGTAGCCTTCGCTCCTAAGTATTCGGCGGTAATCGTAGTTTTACCTGTGCTAAGAGCTTTAACTTTACCTTCCTCTACTGTAGCCACACTACTATCGGAAGATGTCCACTTCGTTTCTTTAGACACATCATCTGCGCTTTTTGTTTTATCAGCAGCCAGAACCGGGATAGCTTGTAATGTAATTGCGTCATCACCAACAAGCAATTCGATATCACCTACGACTGGTGTACCTGAGCCTTCATTAACACGATTAATTTTCAACTCGGAATATGGCGAAGATACGGTAGCTTTAAAGGTCGCCGTCAAACCAGCGTATTTCGCAGTAATTGTCGCTGTTCCTTCACCGACCAAGGTGATTTTCCCTTTCTCGATCGTCAGGACTGAAGCATTAGAGGTACTCCACTCCGCTTTATCTGTCACATCCGTCTTCTTTGCTTCAGAAGTGTCGATTGTTGCATTAGCATAAACCCATAAATTCGTATCGCCCAGTTTATATTTACCTTCAGATCCGTAATCCAGACTTAACTCTTTATACGTATCAACAGCTTTAACTTCGATAGTTGATACAGATGAATTATTGTACATAGCCTTGATCGTTACAGTACCACTTTTTATAGCAGTTAGAAATCCATTCGTAACTTTGACAATACCATCATCTGTAGATGTCCAATCTACAGCCCCAGTCAAGTCGCTCTTTGAAGTGGATCCTTCAAGTGTTCCCCATACCTTTAGCTGCTTTGACTTACCTACATTGAGTTCCAATACACTACCAGATCCCTCGATATCAATCGAACGAACATCTCCAGTTGCCGCAAGAACACTAGTCGGAAATACTGCAGCAAGAAGCAGTGTTAGAGCCAGGAGCCATTTCATCATTTTCCTGTTTGCAATCATTTATTCCTCTCCTTTTGGTGTCACTTTTGCCAGAATTCGTTTCTAGCCCTTTGCGTTTTATATCGACATATAGGAGGAATTACGTAACCCTTTCAGCCAAATTAATCCCTAAGTCCTACAAAAAAGCTCAATTATCTTCCTCTATCTTCCACTCTATCGATTCTTGGTTCTGGGATTCTAAAAATTCATTAATTTGCGAAAATGGCCGACTTCCAAAGAAACCTCTTCTAGCAGCAAGCGGGCTTGGATGTACGGAAGCAATCACCTTGTGCTTACTCTCGTCAATCTTTGCCCCCTTCTTCTGGGCATGATTACCCCACAGGAGGAAGACCATGGGCTGTTCACGCTCATTTAACGCCTCGATCACGGCGTCCGTAAACTGCTCCCATCCTTTCCCTTGGTGAGAGCCCGCTAGACCGTCCTGCACAGTCAACACATTGTTGAGCAATAACACCCCACGTTCCGCCCATGACGTCAAATTGCCCGTAGTTGGAATATCTAACCCCAGGTCGCTGGATAGCTCTTTATATATATTCCGAAGGGAAGGTGGAATCTTAACACCTGGCAACACAGAGAAGCTTAATCCATGCGCCTGACCCGGTCCGTGATAGGGGTCTTGTCCTAAAATGACTACTTTTGTATCTGTATAACTTGTCAGCTTTAGTGCCTGAAACAAGTGATCCTGTGGTGGATACACAGTAAACTCTTGATATTCTTGATGGAGCCACTCCATTAATTTTATAAAATAGGGCTTTCTAACTTCCTCGTAAAGAATCTCATCCCAATCGTTTCCGAACATTACTGTTTTCCCTCTCTTTCATAAATAACAAAAAGCAAAAAGGAGTCCTAGGCCAGCTTCTCGCCGACTTAGAACTCCTTTCGATGTTACACCTTCAATGTTACTTCGTATGCCGAGAACCGGAATCGAACCGGTACGGTAGTCACCTACCGCAGGATTTTAAGTCCTGTGCGTCTGCCAATTCCGCCACCCCGGCACAGTATGGGGAATAAAAGTCCCGTATAAATGATTATATACGGAATCGTCCTCAGATTCAACATTTTTCTTAAATAAAGATCATTTTTGTAATGTTGAAGCTCAAAATCGGGAACAATACAACACAAATCTCATGTAATGGAGGAAACAAAAGATGAACATCAATACTGATAGTTATAAAATCGCTCCTCTGGATGGAACCACTCAGGCCTTAGCGATCATTAAAAATGCTGAATCTGAAATTGCCAAAATTACAGGGAATCATGTTACTTTAATCGCCTATGAAAAAAGCGAGAAGAAATAACCATTGCCTTCTATGTGTCCACTGACTATCTTTTGCTCGATATAACAAGAAAAAATGTAGCCAGTGGACCACATAATAGAGATAATAAAAACCAATTTAAGCCACTTCTATTTTTCCCTTGTGCAAGTCCCGCATTAATCAGAGCTAACGTGCCCCAACCAACATAGAATTCATTACCCATGATGCACCCCTCCTAAGGAAGTAATATAAGTATTATATCTTATTTTGATCGAGATAAATGAACTATGGACAAACGAACAATCAATTTTAGGATAATTGCGTATACTGCCTGTAAATCCACTATAGAGGAGATGAAGGAAATGTCGGAATTTTGCCCAACGTGCCCAACCGAAACCGTTGTTGACCCGCCTAAAGTTGTGTTTGAAGATTATTTCCACCCACAGATCGTTCAGGTCATTCATCCGATTGAAGTAGTTAGACGACATCATTGTGTTCCAGTGCCTCAGCATATTTGTACGTATTCAGAAAGAGATGAAATGTGTTTCGTATCTAGTGTCAAGAAGAGAAAGAAAAGAAAATAAACTGAATTAGGCGAGAAGAATTGCACGCTGGTTCAATCTTGTATTTATTGCGCCAGCAGCGCTACTTCATTCTCGCCTGGTTCCCTTTTAATATGAAGAGTACATAGATCAAAATGCCCCTTTTGATCGTATACATAAAGTTCGTCCATACAAAAATCCACCTCCCGAATAATATATCTTTAGAAAGGAGGTGGATTTAAATACCGAATAAATTAGTCGATAGCCAGTTATCCCAAAACGCTTCTAATTCAGGATCAATTTCCATTCCAACGACTGTTGCACCTGCGCTGTTTGGTACACTCGGTTTGAATACTGCGGCTGCAGGCAATAATCTTTCAGTTCATTTCTCTGCTACGATATCTTTTAGATCCGCAAATTTAGTAACAGTACCTGTAAC is part of the Paenibacillus segetis genome and encodes:
- a CDS encoding DinB family protein yields the protein MLIRPQEGEFLSHFQVYIDQVPEGDLLVLFQQQPEQLLQELSVISDEQANFRYAEGKWSLKEVLGHIADTERIMSYRLLRIARGDTTPLPGFEEGLFVSNGQFDQRSVTELLQDFVVVRKSTLSLVQNLDDSAWIRIGTASGGPVSVRALAYIIYGHALHHFKIIRERYFEV
- a CDS encoding Ig-like domain-containing protein; this translates as MIANRKMMKWLLALTLLLAAVFPTSVLAATGDVRSIDIEGSGSVLELNVGKSKQLKVWGTLEGSTSKSDLTGAVDWTSTDDGIVKVTNGFLTAIKSGTVTIKAMYNNSSVSTIEVKAVDTYKELSLDYGSEGKYKLGDTNLWVYANATIDTSEAKKTDVTDKAEWSTSNASVLTIEKGKITLVGEGTATITAKYAGLTATFKATVSSPYSELKINRVNEGSGTPVVGDIELLVGDDAITLQAIPVLAADKTKSADDVSKETKWTSSDSSVATVEEGKVKALSTGKTTITAEYLGAKATVDVYVRAAHEAIIMTPSTKQVMFIGEKLQVTAGVRDSANHTEDVTTSAEWTSANPLLFTVSKGEVIAKAAGTSSLKTSYKGVSKSINITVYPTITKLATEKTELELLKGESLSVPKVTATKLDDEELDFSKEVEWSSANDEIAIVEDGKIIAKGAGEVILTAKLPESAVSSASELPIRDTEITIKLTVKEKVLALLTDVDNVNVVIGEETALPDITVVWEDGSEAANYTNEMKWTLSGSNAVLKDSASGKVIKGLLKGSATLKGTYSNKVISIPVVIEPKITKIVVEPQNIELNLKKSKAIKVTGYYTNGKTVNLGSKVNWESSNVEVASITSTTVKAVAEGTATLNGSYQGIKVSVKVSVVPKLKTLTVDEKKLVLAPGGVKTVVVTALYDTGKTSAVTGSAVWTSSKPSVAKVTNGKIEAIAKGTTTIKGKFDGKTVSITVKVN
- the manA gene encoding mannose-6-phosphate isomerase, class I → MNEPIFLAPVFQERIWGGRKLQDLFGYDIPNELTGECWAVSAHPNGQSIVKNGPYQGETLGQLWSSHQELFHSDSPVFPLLTKILDASDNLSVQVHPDDEYAGKNENGELGKTECWYIVDAEPGAEIIYGHEAQSKEQLVQMMDDAKWDDLLTKIKVKRGDFFYVPSGTIHALGKGIVVLETQQSSDTTYRVYDYDRKDKEGNGRELHLQKAIDVSTVPQSYQPVSYETFKQDGLTLTQLVSNEFFTVQKWNVDGTADFTANPKYTICSVIDGSGQLIAGDNVYPISKGEHFILPVEFGPYQITGSLELIISRE
- a CDS encoding DUF4395 domain-containing protein, which encodes MKDIPEPYVKVNQIGIVLSVIAASIFREPYVLLFLWLVQITGLLFGKNVFVILVKPFLKVDSAPRQAGELQRFNNVLAVLFLTGSMLGFAVQVKWLGYGFSWMLGVAAFAAICGYCIGCTVYFQFKQYKAKLRRG
- a CDS encoding ComEC/Rec2 family competence protein codes for the protein MLVFISGCSLEFDSQGEVENAPTSAEVENLLKVVFLDVGQGASQLLISPSGKTMLIDAGNNDQEEHMVQYLQQYGVDRLDIVIGTHPDADHIGGLDAVIDHVEVGKVYMPKVSNNTKTFESLLRSIKNKGLKVSSAKAGIKLDWDDQVDVTMLSPILTGLDNNNMSAVVKVTYGDTSFLLTGDAESISEKEMIDSGEDLQADVLLVGHHGSKTSTSLRFLNQVNPKYAVIQVGENSYGHPKETILERLRKKNVEVYRNDLQGTVEFTSDGQNYQISKER
- a CDS encoding DUF3006 domain-containing protein, which produces MVRIIKLVKKGELLMVGIIDRFEEEYCVIEVDGLTRDVLRNIVETGAKTGDVVEWDGSKWIINQKLTQERSREIQKLMDDLWED
- a CDS encoding uracil-DNA glycosylase encodes the protein MFGNDWDEILYEEVRKPYFIKLMEWLHQEYQEFTVYPPQDHLFQALKLTSYTDTKVVILGQDPYHGPGQAHGLSFSVLPGVKIPPSLRNIYKELSSDLGLDIPTTGNLTSWAERGVLLLNNVLTVQDGLAGSHQGKGWEQFTDAVIEALNEREQPMVFLLWGNHAQKKGAKIDESKHKVIASVHPSPLAARRGFFGSRPFSQINEFLESQNQESIEWKIEEDN
- a CDS encoding ROK family protein — protein: MSYAVGIDIGGTKTAIGLIDSSGVILAKTSLPTDLSIKPDEMVDRMAEAVKDLITAQGIQESDLLGIGVGAPGPLNSKTGYIVKPPNLPTWWDFPLVDSLRRHFELPISFENDATAAALAEKWLGAAQDAEHFVFITVSTGIGAGIYTHGKLLTGATGNAGDVGHFVIDASGDQCVCGQHGCWEYLASGTAIARQASALLGREVSSKEAFDLAAAGDVPMKDLIDGIFRYIGIGCVTLINTFDPEMLVIGGGVSQVGAPLFDAVKDYVSQYALNPSGRTTAIVPAALQQDAGLIGAAALVHMPY